In Bosea vestrisii, the following are encoded in one genomic region:
- a CDS encoding ABC transporter permease, with amino-acid sequence MTGVWLAHRIAVSLILVWVVATIVFLALHMVPGDPAELLLSTGGVSPDPASVAELRQKLGLERPLLIQYGAFLAGLLRGDLGTSLVDDYPVLHEIALRLPRTLELIFAGTLLAIIIGVPAGVYAAMHRGGTFDRCASGVTALLLAIPVFVVGTLLVLLFAQTLRIMPAGGFAPFAQDPFLHLKLLTLPAIAIGKGLAAVLFRMTRAAMLDALANDYVRTARAKGLAPGRILVVHVLRNALNPVITVLGLHMGTLLGGTVLVEYVFNWPGLSTPLLRAVEARDYPMVVGIVLTISVLFLLINLIVEMLQAALDPRIGAR; translated from the coding sequence ATGACCGGCGTCTGGCTCGCGCATCGCATCGCGGTCTCGCTGATCCTGGTCTGGGTCGTCGCAACGATCGTCTTCCTCGCCCTGCACATGGTGCCGGGCGATCCGGCTGAACTCCTGCTTTCGACTGGCGGCGTCTCGCCGGATCCGGCCTCCGTCGCCGAGCTTCGCCAGAAGCTCGGGCTCGAACGGCCGCTCCTGATCCAATACGGCGCCTTCCTGGCCGGGCTGCTGCGCGGTGATCTCGGCACCTCGCTGGTCGACGATTATCCCGTCCTCCACGAAATCGCGCTGCGCCTGCCGCGCACGCTCGAACTCATCTTCGCGGGCACGTTGCTGGCGATCATCATCGGCGTTCCCGCCGGCGTCTACGCTGCGATGCATCGCGGCGGCACGTTCGACCGTTGCGCCTCGGGCGTGACCGCGCTTTTGCTGGCGATTCCGGTCTTCGTTGTCGGCACTCTGCTCGTGCTGCTCTTCGCGCAGACGCTGCGGATCATGCCGGCCGGCGGCTTTGCGCCCTTCGCGCAGGATCCCTTCCTCCATCTCAAGCTGCTGACCCTGCCGGCGATAGCGATCGGCAAGGGTCTCGCCGCCGTGCTGTTCCGCATGACCCGCGCCGCCATGCTCGACGCGCTGGCCAACGACTATGTCCGCACGGCCCGCGCCAAGGGCCTCGCGCCTGGCCGCATCCTCGTCGTCCATGTGCTGCGCAACGCGCTCAACCCCGTCATCACCGTGCTCGGCCTGCACATGGGCACGCTGCTCGGCGGCACGGTGCTGGTCGAATATGTCTTCAACTGGCCCGGCCTCTCGACGCCGCTGCTGCGCGCGGTCGAGGCGCGCGACTATCCGATGGTGGTCGGCATCGTGCTGACGATTTCCGTGCTGTTCCTTCTGATCAACCTGATCGTCGAAATGCTCCAGGCGGCTCTCGACCCGAGGATCGGCGCACGATGA
- a CDS encoding ABC transporter permease — protein MNRLWLPGAFVALILLLALAAPLLGLPDPVRQDIARRLAGPMSGSWLGRDEFGRDVLSRLIWGARTSLAVAFASALTAGIVGVVLGLIGGWSRGVGSFLSVRSMDIILCFPPVLLALLVVTLLGPGAATLILVLSVLYLPGFARVTYSEVLSVRGRDYVEATRALGAPTWYILLRTVLPNIAGPVLVQLSLAVAAAVVLESGLSFLGLGVVPPAPSWGLMIRGARATMEQAPLLLVWPCAALTLTILAMNLLCDALRDAVDPRTAGR, from the coding sequence ATGAACCGGCTCTGGCTTCCAGGTGCCTTCGTCGCGCTGATCCTACTGCTGGCACTCGCCGCTCCGCTGCTCGGCCTGCCCGATCCGGTACGGCAGGACATCGCGCGCCGCCTCGCTGGACCGATGTCGGGCTCCTGGCTCGGTCGCGACGAATTCGGCCGCGACGTGCTCTCTCGCCTGATATGGGGCGCGCGCACCAGCCTCGCCGTCGCCTTCGCCTCGGCGTTGACGGCCGGCATCGTCGGCGTCGTGCTCGGGTTGATCGGCGGCTGGTCGCGCGGCGTCGGCTCATTCCTGTCGGTGCGCAGCATGGACATCATCCTGTGCTTCCCGCCGGTGCTGCTGGCGTTGCTCGTCGTGACGCTGCTGGGACCGGGCGCCGCTACGCTGATCCTGGTGCTCTCGGTGCTCTACCTGCCGGGCTTTGCGCGCGTGACCTATTCCGAGGTTCTCTCGGTGCGCGGGCGCGACTATGTCGAGGCGACGCGGGCGCTCGGCGCTCCGACCTGGTACATCCTGTTGCGCACAGTGCTGCCGAACATTGCTGGCCCGGTGCTGGTGCAATTGTCGCTTGCCGTCGCCGCCGCCGTGGTGCTGGAGAGCGGCCTCTCCTTCCTCGGCCTCGGCGTCGTGCCACCAGCGCCCTCATGGGGCCTGATGATCCGCGGCGCGCGTGCCACCATGGAGCAGGCGCCGCTGCTGCTGGTCTGGCCCTGCGCGGCGCTGACCCTGACCATCCTCGCCATGAACCTGCTCTGCGACGCGCTGCGCGACGCAGTCGATCCACGCACGGCGGGACGCTGA